GCTCCTAATTTATTTCCAACTACCCAACTTGATATAATTGCAGGAAGTAATACAGAAATATCAAATACTATTGCTCTTTTTATAATATCTAAAACTGGAGTTGGAAACTGAATAATTGAAATCCCAAAATCAAGCGTAAAAATCGATTTCCAAAAATTTACATACTGTAGCCATAAAGGCTGATCAAGATTAAATAACAAAGTAAGCTGATCTTCTAAAATCTGACGCCCACCTTCCATACCTGAAAAACGAGATAAAAGTGATTGAATTGGATCACCAGGCATCATTCTTGGAATAAAAAAGTTGATAGTAACTGCAAGAATAAATGTTATTATATAAATTACTATTTTTTTCGCTAAATATCTACCCATTTTTGCTCCTCCTTTATAAATAACAGGTCCGATAATATTATCGGACCTGTATATTAAAAGATATATTTTCCCCTCTTTTAATTTTACTTAGCTGGTTCTATGTTAATTAGAGTTTCAATCATACCTAACTGATAGGCATTACCCCAACTAACTGGAACACCATATGGATCATTTTCATTAGGCCAGTTTGTCCAGTATTGAGTTGTTTGCTGTGCCCATAAACCATTATGCCATAGAGGTACACTTGGCATATCTATTAATAATGTTTTCTGTATCTCAGAAGCTAGTTCCTGCTTTTCTTCTTCATCTTTTATCATATTGAACTGGTCAATTTTTTTGAATAATTCAGGATTATCATAAGCTCCCCAATTACCATTAGTTATTTGTTCACCATGGATACTACTGTTTGCAACACCATTCCAGTAATCAAATGGAGTAGAAGATAGTGTTGTCTGGAAAACCCCAATCATCATATCAAAGTTTTTATTAAAACGTCTATTATCAAATAGTGAACTATCAGGGAAATCGGGAGTAATCTTAATACCAATTTCTTCAGCATCAGCTGAAATTGATCTAACTGCTGACATCCAGTCAGTCCAACCACTTGGAACCATAATTTTCAATTCAAGTGGATCTCCATTTGGCATTTCTCTCCAGCCATCACCATCTTCATCAACATAACCTGCATCAATTAGTAAACCTTTAGCTTTTGTAGGATTATATTCAAAACCATAATCTTCTACTACTTCTTCATCAAGATAAGATTCCCAGCCTTCTCCAAATAATCCTGTAGGATTAGATGGCTTTACCAGACCGCCATAAACTTTATTTACAATATTATCTTTATTAACCATAAAAGCCATTGCTCTTCTAAATTGAGTATCATCCATTGGTTCTCGAGTTGTATTCATATACATTAGAGCAGTATTCCAGGAAAGCATATAAGGCTCTTCTTCATACCAGGTTTTTAACCCAAATTGTTTTTTAACTCTTTGAACTCCTGGAATAAAGTTATTACTTAAATCAAGCTCACCCTTCATTAACATTCCCATTACAATATTATTACTCTGATTTACAAGATCAACAAGATATTTAGGAGTAGGCTGACCAAATACATCATTACCCCACCAATCATCATTTCTTTCCCAAACCATTCTATCCTGACCAGCTTCTTTAGCAGTATAAGGACCTGTACCAACTGGATCTTTCATAGCATTAGTAATTAATTGATCTGAAGGAATTTCACTCCAGATATGTTCTGGAATAATATAACGTTCATACAATTCTGCATTCCATTCTGCATAATGCGGCTCACTAAATGTAAATCTTACTGTATAATTATCTTCAGCTTTTACAGATTCCATCCAGTTCCATATTGGAGAATAGAAAACATCATTTTCTTTGGCCAATTCATATGTGAAAACAACATCTTCAGCATTAAATTCTTCTCCATCATGCCAATTAATATTCTCTCTCAAATTAAGAACATATTCGTCATCTGATACCCATTCTCCACTTTTAGCTAACCAGGGAGTATACTCATCTTTCACAGGATTATATGAAAACATAGGCTCATATACCAAACCTCCTGTACCAGGAGTACAGTTAGGAATCAAAATATTCCAGGTTGATGGAGGACCCCACATAGCACCAGAAACTACCAATGTCTTATCACGATCTAATTCCAAGGCAAATGAAACTGTACTAAAAGCCAAAACCAATACCAACACTAAAGTTAAAAATAAAGATAATTTTGAATAAAACTTCACGTTAACACCCCTTTTTTGTTTTTTGAACTTTCTATATAAAAATCCCTTTAAAATACGGGATTTGTTAACTTTGTAAGCGGTTACAATAACAGCAATAAAAATCATCTTATGTCTTTACATGATTCTCTTTCGATTAATTCAACAGGTAAAATAATTGGAGAACTACTTTTATCAGATTTCCCCATCATACTTATCAATAATTGAGTAGCAGATTCCCCCATTTTCTTTTTATTCTGTTTAACTGTTGTTAAAGCTGGTTTAACATAACTGCTAACTTCTATATCATCAAAACCAATTATAGAAAAATCTTTTGGTATTTCAAGTCCTGCATCTTCAATTGCTCTCATTGCACCGATAGCCATAGTATCACTCTGACAAAAAATTGCTGTTGGCTGATCATCTAAATTTAATATTTTTTTTGCAGCCTTGTAACCACCCTTTTCAGAATATTTTCCATTAAATATCCAATCAGAATTATATTTTATATTCAATTCTTCAAGAGCTTCTTCAAATCCTTTAAATCTATCATTAGTGGGTTTAGTTGCTTTAATTCCGGCAATCATTCCGATTTTTTTATGGCCCATTTCTTTAAAATAATTAACAGCTTTTTTTGCCCCTGAAATATTATTAGACATTACATAAGAAGCATTTTCTCTCTTTATATCAATATCTACAAATACAACAGGTATATCTGACTCTAATAATTTTGGTAAGTTAGGATCATCTTTTAACACTCCCATCAATACTACTCCATCAACATGACGATCCTGACATTTTTCAAGGTAACTAAATTCATCACCCCATTGCCTATTTGTAAAATAGAGAATGTCATAACCTTTTTTACCTAAATTCTTTTCCAGACCATAAATTACTTCTCTAAAAAATGGATGATGGAGGCCGCTATTGAAATGATCTGTAAAAAATACTCCTATTATATTTGATCTGTTAGTAGATAAACTTCTGGCAACAGTATTCGGTCTATAATTATTTTCTTTAATTATTTTGATTATTTTTTCTCTGGTTTCATCTTTTACAGCAGGATGGTCATTAATTACTCTAGAAACTGTTGCTGTGGAAACATTAGCCTGAATTGCAATATCTTTTATTGTAGTCATTATTTTCCTCCTTATATTAATGTCTTAATTGTTTTTTGTAACCGATTACAATTACCTGTTATATTTATTCTTCTTGGTTGAATTAAATATTCCTTCTTTTTTATTATAATTTTTCAAATATTATATTATTTTTATTTTAAATCATTATTTTAGATTAATAAAAAGATAATCAATTTTACCATTACGTAGTTTTTTTGCATATTTTCCTTTGATTTTAGATCCTTTTATCTCAATTTTTTCACCATTAATTAAAAATTCAAAACTTTTTATTTTAACTTTATTATCACCAAAAGTGTTTTTATTCTTAGGATTATTGTAAACAGCAATCGTATGGCCTAATAACCTAAAAGCAAAAGAATTTTTTGGTATTTTAAAATTTACTTTTTTCTTTTTAGACAACTGAAAACTAACATCTCTATCTTCCTGGGTAAAAATATCTTTTTGTAGAATTGGACGTGGCTTAAAACATAATTTATTATTTTCATAAACAAATGGCTTAGGACCAAAAGCAATCAATGACCAAATATGCAAAAACTCTGCTGTTGACCCACTCAAACGAGCTATATATCCACGACCATGATTTTTAACATCAGTATTTAAGCTACTCATAATAAAAGAACTATTTTCTAAAATACTTCTACCATATCTTTCTGGATCTTGAAAAGGAATTAAAACATCTTTCATAACCTTATAAAATTCTTCATTTAAATTACTTTTTAATAACTCCAAAAGATATTTATATTCCATATGAAGCCAAATTGAACCATTTTCTAACCATCCTGAACTAAAAGCTCTGGCTCTACCTATATCATCTGGCATATCTGAAAGATCTCCATTAAGTCGATACATCTTCAGTTTTTTATCATATAATTCACTTTTACAAACACTTTGATGTAAATCAAGTATTTTCTCTTTATTCTCCAATATTTTCATGGCCCTAACCTGTCCTTCAAGAAAAGGAGGAAGAGCATGCTGTGCAAATTCTTTTACCTTAATATACTGATTACCCTTTTTCGAATAAAACCCTGTTTTTTCATATTCTTCTGGTAAATAGTAATAATAGGTATTGTAAAGACCACTTTTTTTGTTATAAGATTTCTTAATTGCAGAATTAAGCTTCATTTTACTCATATTTAAAAAAGATTTAAGCTCATTATATTGCATTTCTTTTGTTTGTCCATTTATACCTTTGAAAACCTTATTTCTGTAAACTTCCTTTAAGCTAGTAGCTTGATCCCAATAAGAAAAATCGTCTTCTTGTTTCTGCCATTTTACTAATTCCTGTTCCAGTTCTCTTATAAAATCATAAACTTCTACAGGCAATT
The genomic region above belongs to Halanaerobiales bacterium and contains:
- a CDS encoding LacI family DNA-binding transcriptional regulator — encoded protein: MTTIKDIAIQANVSTATVSRVINDHPAVKDETREKIIKIIKENNYRPNTVARSLSTNRSNIIGVFFTDHFNSGLHHPFFREVIYGLEKNLGKKGYDILYFTNRQWGDEFSYLEKCQDRHVDGVVLMGVLKDDPNLPKLLESDIPVVFVDIDIKRENASYVMSNNISGAKKAVNYFKEMGHKKIGMIAGIKATKPTNDRFKGFEEALEELNIKYNSDWIFNGKYSEKGGYKAAKKILNLDDQPTAIFCQSDTMAIGAMRAIEDAGLEIPKDFSIIGFDDIEVSSYVKPALTTVKQNKKKMGESATQLLISMMGKSDKSSSPIILPVELIERESCKDIR
- a CDS encoding ABC transporter substrate-binding protein; its protein translation is MKFYSKLSLFLTLVLVLVLAFSTVSFALELDRDKTLVVSGAMWGPPSTWNILIPNCTPGTGGLVYEPMFSYNPVKDEYTPWLAKSGEWVSDDEYVLNLRENINWHDGEEFNAEDVVFTYELAKENDVFYSPIWNWMESVKAEDNYTVRFTFSEPHYAEWNAELYERYIIPEHIWSEIPSDQLITNAMKDPVGTGPYTAKEAGQDRMVWERNDDWWGNDVFGQPTPKYLVDLVNQSNNIVMGMLMKGELDLSNNFIPGVQRVKKQFGLKTWYEEEPYMLSWNTALMYMNTTREPMDDTQFRRAMAFMVNKDNIVNKVYGGLVKPSNPTGLFGEGWESYLDEEVVEDYGFEYNPTKAKGLLIDAGYVDEDGDGWREMPNGDPLELKIMVPSGWTDWMSAVRSISADAEEIGIKITPDFPDSSLFDNRRFNKNFDMMIGVFQTTLSSTPFDYWNGVANSSIHGEQITNGNWGAYDNPELFKKIDQFNMIKDEEEKQELASEIQKTLLIDMPSVPLWHNGLWAQQTTQYWTNWPNENDPYGVPVSWGNAYQLGMIETLINIEPAK